The nucleotide sequence ACGACCAGCGGGCCGGACAGCCGCCCGGCGGGCGCGCACGGGACGTTCGTGCGGTACATCGGGACGTTGACGCCCTGGTCGATGTGGGCGATCGGGATCCCGGCCTCCTGCAGGGCCGCCTCGAAGGTGAAGCTGCAGCCGAGGGCGAAGGTCACGAGGTCCTCGCGCCACACGTCCAGCAGGTCGGTGCGGGTGCCCGCCGCCTCTCCGTCCCGGTAGACGGTGTAGAGGGGGACGTCGGTGCGGACGTCGCCGCCGCCCAGCAGCGGCCCGGTCACCTCGCCGGCCTCGAGCACGCCGAGCACCGGGCACGGCTTGGGGTTGCGCTGGGCGAAGAGCAGGACGTCGAAGGCCCAGTCCGCGGGGACGACGATCAGGTTGGCCTGCGCGAAGCCGTCGCACCAGCCCGACGTGGGCGTGACCAGGCCGCTGCGGAACATCGCCCGGGCGGCGCCCGGGGCCAGGGCGGCCCGGTCCCGCCGGGCCTGCGTGCTGT is from Kocuria rosea and encodes:
- a CDS encoding putative hydro-lyase; the encoded protein is MGVIAVGPDSTQARRDRAALAPGAARAMFRSGLVTPTSGWCDGFAQANLIVVPADWAFDVLLFAQRNPKPCPVLGVLEAGEVTGPLLGGGDVRTDVPLYTVYRDGEAAGTRTDLLDVWREDLVTFALGCSFTFEAALQEAGIPIAHIDQGVNVPMYRTNVPCAPAGRLSGPLVVSMRAIPASRVADAVRITSRYPAVHGAPVHVGAPQELGIRDLGAPDYGDAVQIPDGHVPVFWACGVTPQAAVLESGVPFALGHAPGHMLVTDLPDWQYQVP